In the Streptomyces sp. HUAS MG91 genome, one interval contains:
- a CDS encoding AfsR/SARP family transcriptional regulator, protein MQIKILGPLSAEVDGTSIVPTAGKPRQILSLMALYPGRVMPVPTLMEELWDTALPASALTTLQTYILQLRRKLGTAMGPGAPAGVRDVLATRHGGYLLQIAEDCVDVYRYEKLAREGQAAFATGDNEVAAARFRSALDLWSGAPLVDVKAGPVLDIEVRRLRESRLVTVERRIDADLRLGRHAELIAELTDLTVRHPHHEGLHSQSMLALYRSGRQASALAAYRRLQRALVEELGVEPSPQLQRMHQAMLAVDPQLDVLAGPRNGSTFDLFAA, encoded by the coding sequence GTGCAGATCAAGATTCTCGGTCCGTTGAGCGCCGAGGTGGACGGCACCTCGATCGTCCCGACGGCCGGCAAGCCCCGGCAGATCCTGTCGCTCATGGCCCTGTACCCGGGCCGCGTCATGCCCGTGCCCACGCTCATGGAGGAGCTGTGGGACACCGCGCTGCCGGCGAGCGCGCTCACGACGCTCCAGACCTACATCCTGCAACTGCGCCGCAAGCTCGGCACGGCCATGGGCCCCGGCGCCCCGGCCGGCGTCCGGGACGTCCTCGCCACCCGCCACGGCGGCTACCTGCTGCAGATCGCCGAGGACTGCGTCGACGTCTACCGGTACGAGAAGCTGGCGCGCGAGGGCCAGGCCGCCTTCGCCACCGGGGACAACGAAGTGGCCGCCGCCCGCTTCCGGTCCGCACTCGACCTGTGGTCCGGTGCCCCCCTCGTGGACGTGAAGGCCGGACCGGTCCTGGACATCGAGGTCCGAAGACTGCGGGAGAGCCGGCTGGTCACCGTGGAGCGCCGCATCGACGCCGACCTGCGGCTCGGCCGGCACGCCGAACTCATCGCCGAACTCACCGATCTGACGGTGCGTCATCCGCATCACGAGGGCCTGCACTCCCAGTCCATGCTGGCCCTGTACCGCTCGGGACGGCAGGCCTCCGCCCTCGCCGCCTACCGCCGGCTGCAACGCGCCCTGGTCGAGGAACTCGGCGTCGAGCCGTCCCCGCAACTGCAGCGCATGCACCAGGCGATGCTCGCGGTCGACCCGCAGCTGGACGTCCTGGCGGGACCGCGCAACGGCTCGACCTTCGACCTGTTCGCGGCCTGA
- a CDS encoding helix-turn-helix transcriptional regulator: protein MLRQPAFGQRLRKMRLAQGLSQTALAGDGMSTGYLSRLESGARQPTDRAVAHLAARLGVQPADFEEPAGGSLANALTLAASTGADDAMDTLRDALAAEAHESPVLRWQTLWQLARHRRLQGDHAAERAYLDDLVALGDEVDLPALRVRGLNRLARCLRTLGEISAALDAAVTAHRLAREHSLGVEDRAGVLLALVSVEAEAGRLPDARAHADELTALVEGRTDTLWAEAVWTAASVRTRQGDHQGAQAHLEQALDRFPSSEDLVLWLRLRLSAGRLYLLKTPADPEAAERCAAAAGQALSFVGTDGLRQQLTALKADIAFRTERYDEARVLLADLEAQPLRMSYVDQVRLDVLRHQLRVMAGDMTGVDGLRTLAEQAQADAMIDLAAEIWRILAKTLSALQHGSTSSAAPAATLGGQAAST from the coding sequence ATGCTCCGACAGCCCGCGTTCGGCCAACGCCTGAGGAAGATGCGCCTCGCGCAGGGGCTCTCCCAGACCGCCCTGGCCGGCGACGGCATGTCCACCGGCTATCTCTCCCGCCTGGAGTCGGGCGCCCGCCAGCCCACGGACCGGGCCGTCGCCCACCTCGCCGCCCGACTCGGCGTGCAGCCGGCGGACTTCGAGGAACCCGCGGGCGGCTCCCTGGCCAACGCGCTCACCCTCGCCGCCTCCACCGGGGCCGACGACGCCATGGACACCCTGCGCGACGCGCTGGCCGCCGAGGCGCACGAGTCACCGGTGCTGCGCTGGCAGACCCTGTGGCAACTGGCCCGCCATCGCAGGCTCCAGGGCGACCACGCGGCGGAGCGGGCGTACCTGGACGACCTGGTCGCCCTCGGCGACGAGGTCGACCTTCCCGCCCTGCGCGTACGGGGCCTGAACCGGCTCGCACGCTGCCTGCGCACGCTCGGCGAGATCTCCGCGGCCCTCGACGCCGCCGTCACCGCCCACCGCCTCGCCCGGGAGCACTCCCTGGGCGTGGAGGACCGGGCCGGTGTGCTCCTCGCCCTCGTATCGGTGGAGGCCGAGGCGGGCCGGCTCCCGGACGCCCGCGCGCACGCCGACGAACTCACCGCCCTCGTCGAGGGCCGCACGGACACCCTGTGGGCGGAGGCCGTATGGACCGCGGCCTCCGTACGCACCCGCCAGGGCGACCACCAGGGCGCGCAGGCGCACTTGGAACAGGCCCTCGACCGGTTCCCCAGCAGCGAGGACCTGGTGCTGTGGCTGCGGCTGCGGCTGAGCGCGGGACGGCTGTACCTGCTGAAGACGCCCGCCGACCCCGAGGCCGCCGAACGATGCGCGGCGGCCGCCGGACAGGCCCTCTCCTTCGTCGGCACCGACGGACTGCGCCAGCAGCTCACCGCGCTCAAGGCCGACATCGCCTTCCGGACCGAGCGGTACGACGAGGCCCGCGTCCTGCTCGCCGACCTGGAGGCGCAGCCCCTGCGGATGTCCTACGTCGACCAGGTCAGGCTCGACGTCCTGCGCCACCAACTGCGCGTCATGGCAGGTGACATGACCGGCGTGGACGGCTTGCGCACGCTCGCCGAGCAGGCCCAGGCCGACGCCATGATCGACCTCGCCGCCGAGATCTGGCGCATCCTCGCCAAGACGCTCTCCGCGCTCCAGCACGGTTCGACCTCCTCTGCAGCACCGGCCGCCACGCTGGGCGGTCAGGCAGCATCCACGTAG